The Mustela erminea isolate mMusErm1 chromosome 10, mMusErm1.Pri, whole genome shotgun sequence genomic sequence ttaaataagtaaataaaagttgggggaaatacctgaaataaaaatgagtggAGATTCATTATACTCTCTGCACTGTGTGTGGCTTATGTCTaaagttttccaaataaaaaagttcaaaattattggtgataagttttaaaatatgtaaatatcttttttttaaaaagattttatttatttatttgagagagagagagagacagcaagaggcggaatacaagcagggggactggtagaagcaggcttcctgctgagtggggagagcccaaagaggggctcaatcccaggaccctggagacatgacctgagccgaaggcagatgcttaatgactgaactacccaggggTCCCAAATATGTAGATACCTTTAACAAAAGAAATTGTTACCTGGTTATTTCTGACTCAGGGCATGGCACAGGAGATTTACTATTTACTTATGTTCTTTTAAATTAGTCACCTTTTTATCAAACattattttctcaattaaaaaaccTATATAAactcatatgcacacacacatattcgCACACACATTAGTGTTTTGTTAAGTGTAGAGTACTCTACACTTCCTGAAGAAACTGGTTACGCATTTAGCTTTGCACCTGATTAGTTGTGGGTCCTTAAGCAAGTTACTTCTGAGACTTATTAAgaacaaatttaaatgaaaaaatatatttgaaaatacccAGCACAGTGTCAGGTACAATATAGGTGTTTAAACAACATTTAACACATAGGGAGAACTAGATTTACTATGGAGATATGGCCACGCCTAACGTTTGAGGGGtcatgagcaaaaggaaaaaaagtcatatgcccatattgtttttcttttcttttccacccaAGAGAGGACACCCCAACAAACTCCATCAAGCTCCACCACCCCCAACAGCTGCCCTTTGACCACTTCTGAGGCCAAAGTGAAGGGGGTGGAGTGGGATAATGTACTTAGTATTCCTTGTCCCTGGGTGAGGATGTGACTGAAGAGGCGCCTAAGTAGGTCCTTCCAAAACAAAGAGCTCAGGGCAGTGGCCAGGACTAAAACCTGTACTGATTAGAGACCAGGTGTTACACCAAACCACTCAACAGTACAGCAGTCAGAACACATGGGTTCATGCCCCAGTTCTTCCAGAAATTCCATGTGACCTCAGGCCATGTCTCTACCTAgctgtgcctcaattttctcatatatccatgtaataaatatttattgggctcCAACTATGGGCTAGGCATGCATCTAGATACCATGAATACGTAGAGTATACAAGAGACAATAGGCCTTGCCTTCAGAGACTTACCATATGAACAAGCTAAGATATCTGAGGCAAATGTATTCCAGACAAAGGGTCTCCTCTAAATTAAATTTTCCTGATTAATCCTGCAAGTTGACATGTTCATTAAGcacaaataagaagaaataagaaaacacaaatcagaAAAACATAGCATAAGTTAAATTATAATGCAATATTATAAAGAGTGCAAAAcgtcttttttcttcctttttattaaccttttaaaaaaattttttttaagattttatttatttacaagagagagggggcaggagagctagtgagagagcaagcacaagtgggaggggaaggacagagggagaagcagactccccactgggcagggagcccaaagtggggctctactccaggaccctgggattacaacctgagctaaagacagacgcttggctgagtcacccagaagccctgtttttgttgttgttttttaattttttttagcgtaattgacacataatgttatgttagtttggGGTACAACATAGCCATTTGATAAATTTAACTATTaagctgtgctcaccacaagtgtagctaccatctgtcaccatacaacactattacaataccattgactacattccttatgctgtgccttttactGCTGAGACTTATTCCCTCCATGACTGGAAGCCTGTagctcccactccccttctcctaTTTTGCCTACCTCCTACCCCCCACTtttctggcaatcaccagtttgttctgtgtgtgtacaagtgtgattctgctttttgcttgtttattcatcTAAAACATGCCTTTTAATATCTGTTCTCTAATACACCAGTATGAGCACTCCACAACTGCTGCTCTAATTTTAATCACAAGAATTATCACCATATGCCATACAAAATCCAATCTCTGAATGtgccattttctttatattacccagcttatgtatattttatgtggaagataaatttatataaaagataatGTAATCACAAAGCATTTATCCACattaatttttagtaaatatgttaatatatcaGGCGCTTTATGAAACATCTATTTCAAAAAAGGTTAATAATGAGCTTTATTATTTGATAAACATAAAAAGGGAAttcacagaaaaagataaataaagtatGTAATAAAGTATGGTCTAAGAATAGCTTATATTTAGGCTAAACTAGCTAATATTGGGTGCAGCTTTTTGACTCTATCAATTCTGGAATGTTTGGGGTCAGGACAGAGCCTCTGGTCAGACAAGGAGTCAAGTGAGAAGAGCTAGAAGatcttaaagaaagaattctttctgaaAGCGTGAGGAGTTAAGTAATAATGGAACTTATATCTTATTTAGTTCCAGTTTGACCTGAAAGAAGTTACACAAGGAGAGTTCCAAACCTCAGATCAGTCTAGCCATTTCATCCTACACCTTCTCAAGGCTGAAGAGTTGCCCACTTAACATAAAATACCATTTCTAAGGAACTACTTATACTTGTTAGATCTCACAATTAGAAACATCTCAAGGTACAGTGAATTCCTAGATAAAACGCAAAGCAGCCATAATGCAACATAACCAAGTTTTCTCCTGTCCATCTCAGTTCAACACAAGCAAAATAGAAGTGTGCACGGTCCAAGCTCTCTTAGTAGTGTAGCTGCTATACTACTTAGAGAGCTTGGACCGTGCACACTTCTATTTTGCAGCTACTTCCACTAGATGGCACTAAAGAATCTTTTAGGAATCAggctctttccaaaaaaaaaagcctggatgGGGcagtcaaaaaaaataataataaaagtgtgGGTGGAGCAGTAGAAAAAAGGAGGTTGAGTAGGCCTGCAGAGGTAGAGCTAAAGGAAGTCGCTATTAGAACACAGCTTCCATAAAAGGAGGGATTTTTGCTTGTTCTACACAATGATATATCCTGGCAATCAAAAGTCCCTGCCCTCACTACTATTCTAGGGGGGAGCTAGCCACGAAGGCATTCTGGGAAAACACATTCCAGGTGCTTAAAGAATATGTGATAAACAAATGAAGGTCCTGAAGTGCCAGGGAAGATGATGATCAAATTGGGAGTTTCAGAAAGATCTCTGACAGGATTATCGAGAATGGACTAGAAACAGAGACACCAGTTAGTAATCTAAACAAAATATGATAAGGACTTGAACTTGACTTGAAAGCAGGAATAGTGGGGATGGATGGGAAGGAGTCAATTCAGAGATATGGTGTGGATAATAATGATAACAGTAAAAAGAGCCCTTTATATCAAACGCGGGCTCTAGAAACACCATCTTCAAATCTCACAACAATCAAGGGAGgatgaagatttttattaaataggGCTGAGGAGCCTGGGAAATACCAACATTTCAGAGCTGGGTGGAAGAAGTCATGCTCTGCAGCGAGAAAGACAAGGAGTCGTCAGAGGGAcaggaagtggaaggaaaaatcaAGAATAGTGTTATGGCaatcaaggaaagagaaagttcggttgttgttgttgtttttaagattttatttatttatttgacagagagagagagatcacaagtaggcagagaggcaggcgggggtcgAGGgtggagcagactccccactgagcagagagtccgatgtgagactcaatcccaggaccctgagatcatgacctgagctgaaggcagaggcttaatcctctgagccttccaggcgccctgggaagagaaagttttaagaaatctGTCAAGGTCACAAGCAGGGGTGACTGGCTGGTTTGGTTGGTAGGGCCATTTGGTGTGACTCTTAATATCCAGGTTGTGAATTCCAGCCCCCGCTGGGAACAGaacttacttaaaacaaaataaaaccacagccACGAtcactcttcattctttttttttttttaaatatttttatttatttatttgacagatcacaagaaggcagaggcaggcagagcgagaggaggaagcaggccccctgctgagcagagggcctgatgcagggctcgattccaggactctgggatcatgacctgagccaaaggcagaggctttaacccactgagccacccaggcgccccgatcacTCTTCGTTCTTCACAGGTCCTCCTGCCTTCCCATCCTTCCTGCCTTTGGTGCTTTTCACTATTTTGGGCCACGAGGGTGGGCTGAAACTCTTTAGACACTCTGATGGACCTGATCACATTCATCAGTCCCATTCCTCTGATCCTGCGACTTCGGTACTTCCCTAGACTATTTGCCGCTTGCGGTCCCCAGAAAGATGAAGCAGTATGTGAGCACGGGAACACTGAACTGATTCTGGGACAGGAGAATCCTTAACTAATGCTCTCCTGTGACTTCACTCCGTTTCACCTATGGTCTGCACAGCCCATAAAACTCTGGTTTATTCTCCTTTATTTGCAATCATCATTCCCTGCCTCATCAACAATAAGCCTTTATTACAGGGCTAGTGATCGGGCATTAGGTTCATCGCTAAGCGTTTCTCATCTTCATACAGAGACaatgtgtttgtgcatgtgtgtatacatacatatatgcacccatataaacatacatatacatgtatgtacatacatatatgcacccatatgttcatatacatatatacaaactaAATAAACATGCTTAACACTATCAcacaaactgaaaagaaaaacatatagcAAAAGAGTTCCTGGAGCTCAAGTCTGGAGCCCTGAAGTAACAGGGAGTTTCAAAGAGGTAGTGTAAATCAGGCCTGACATCAAAGGAGGGGTAGGTTTAAATAATATAGGTGGAAGGATTCTGCAGACAAAACTGGCAACAAAAGAAGTGTGTTTGGCAATACTTAGGGGACAACTAAAAGGCCAGTTTTGGGATATATGAGAATCAATATTTTATCCTGTGGAGATAAGGAGCTAATGAAACTTTTAGAATGAAGCCTGCCTTGTAAGCACGTTTTTCCAATTAATTTGGGCAAAATTGTAGGattgattggaaaaaaaaaaaaagggggagggcagagataATTCGGAGACTACTACAATACCTGAGGTGAGGGTGTAATACTACAGGTAAGGGTCCTGTATCATCTGAAAATTCTATGCAGTGAGATGTTGGCAGTACGGATGGAAAGAAATTGGCACCTGCCTGGATatgggaaaaagagaagggaagccagGAGCACTGTAAGGTTTCAAGTTGGAGCGAAGGGGGAAAAATGATATCCCtgagagaataaaataggaaaattcagAGCACACAGTTTAGTGAACAAAAAAGTTCAATGAAGTTTAAGGCAGGTGGGCCTGAAGATGATGGGGACAGACTTGGGTGCAGATTTAAAATAGATAGTTGTGACCAAAGCTCAGGGGAGAAAATGTGGATCTGGGAATCATCTGTGTAGAGGGCATGTAGAGAGAAAAGGTAGGGTATAAAGAGGATGAAAGGGAACCAGTGAGGAAGGAGAGTATGAGAAGCAGCCCAAGAGATCAGAAGGCCAGGAGAGTAGAGCATTTCAGAAGTCAAGAAGGAAGCAAGCCTGAAGGATGAGGAAGTATGTAACAATGGTGAATACTAGAGACTGTATATTGAGAAAGGCCAGTGACTTGGTCAATTGTAATCTATAAGAGAAAAGTTTCAATAGAAAAGAGGAGTCGGAAGTTAgtttatttgagggaggaaaaaaatgggtgATTGATGGTGATGACCACAGAAAGCAGGACTACTCTTCTGAGAAATGTAAGGGTGAGAGTCACAAAAGTCAGTAACTGGAAAGCCAGCTCAGTCAAGGGAGGATCTGCTTCCTCCTTTAGGATTTGATCGTAACTCTTGGCATAAAGAACATGCTAGTAAAGGACTGATTAAAAATGTaggagcaggggcgcctgggtggctcagtaggttaaagcctctgcctttggctcaggtcatgatctcagggtcctgggattgagccccgcattgagccccgcattgggagcctgcttcccctctctctctgcctgctgccctgcctacctgtgatctctctctgtcaaataaataaataaaatcttaaaaaaaaagaaaaagaaaagaaagaaagaaaaaaagaaaacgtaAGAGCAGCAAGGTTTTGAAGAGCCAGGAGAGGCTGGAATAGAGTTGAGGAATGGAAGAAAGGCAGTCAGGATGGGTATGAGAGAAGGTGTGACAAACCACagatttggggggaagggggaagaggagggacaaagggagagccCCAACAGCcagacttgatctcacaaccctgagattatgacctgagccaaaatcaagagtcagatgcttaatccactgagccacccatgccccCTGATAAACCATAGATTTTTAAGTAGAAAGTGAGGGAGTTCTCCAGATAGCCCTGCTTTTCTCACTCCATTAAAGGCATTTATCTGCTGAGTATATAAGTGATTAGATgctcaagaagaaaggaaagggaggtcAGGGTCAAATCTTAAACATGGCATCCCAAATAGGAGTTCAAGTCTCAGAGGTGTTACCTTGGGCTGCCCACCAGACCTCTCTGCCACTCCATTTCCTCACAGAGTTGTTaaaagattaagtgaaataatgcacATGTAAATTCTAAAGCACTTCGTAAACAAGAGAAGCTTGGAACACCTACCATGGGAAATGTGACAGTGCATGAATAAGAGATGAAGCCAAGCATCACCCAGCATCAGGTGAAGCTGAGAGCAAGAATATATAGCAAACAAAAGTCTGCACAGTTTTTGTGACTTACTCTGGCACACCCGAGTGTAGAAAGCAGATTCTGAGTCGGGGTAggtgaggaaaaggaggaggaggagaaactgaAGAAACCTAGGTAAGGAGTATTTTAAGACCTTGGTAGGCATATTTATTTTGGGGAAtcacatgtaatttttatataaaagtggcatttggggacacctggggggctcagtcagttgggcggccAACTCCATGACTTCGCtagggttgtgatcttggggtcccagattagagccctacactgggctcggCGCTTGGTGGAGAGTCAAcgtaaggattctctctctctctccctctgccccttgcccctcaAGCTTGCCAGTGCATGCCTGCACACACGAGCGCACGCGCgatctctctctcataaataaatgaatcttaaaaataaattttaggggcacctcggtggctcagttagttaggcatctgcctccaactcaggtcatgatcccagggtcctgggatccagccccatatgggctccctgctcagcaaggagcctgcttctccctctccagctcccctgcgcttgagttccctctctctctctctctctgtcataaataaataaagtcttttaagaatttaaaaataataaatttttttaaaagtggcatTTGACTTCATCGACATGTGCATTTTGGAAATGGCCAAACATTTCAATTCCTATAGCTTTCATATTTTAGAGTCATGTTctactttgttttgtgtttgggaATTCCCTGTATTTGTAAGCTTAGGCTCCAGGCCCTGGGCCTATGGCAGGAGATGAGTAATGGGAGACCCCTCGGGTCCAAATCAAGGAAGGAAGGTGACAAAACCAGCAGGGAGAGAATCAGGCATACGAGACAGGCGGAAGCAACCGGAAATCATAGGAACAGTGGAGGATAAGGAGCTAGAGTGTTACCATTTCTGGAAATTGAGGAGTTACGGGTCCCGGATCCCAGGTGTGGCCAAGCCCCCACAGGGCCGAACGAGGAGACTCCCGGTACGGACactgagagaaggagacagagaaactgtCAAGGCTGCCTGACGCGTCCATCTTCGCCATCAGTCTGTGAGCCCACAAAGCGTCCATCCCTCGTCGACATCCTCCACCCTCCCACGGTGACCAGTCACGGGCCCTCCGCCATGATCAAAACGGCAGGACAAACGTGCTCCGTTTCTGGTATACAGAACTGCAGCGTCCTGGGGGACAAACCCTTACGCCCTCAGAACTTCCGCGGCCCTGGCCCCGAAGGGAAACAACGGCTTCTCCAGCCCCAGCCACCGAGGGGCCGAGCTCCCCAACCGCCACCCCTCGGTTCAACGGTCAACCAGACGGGGCCCCAGAACCAGGGCCTCAGGGCCCTTGCCCCGGGAAACGAAGCTCTTGTAGCCGGCACTCTAGGCTTGAGGGATTCCTGAACTAAAATAAGCTGGGTCGGCCCCGAGGGGAGCTCCGGGCTCACGCCGGCTGAGCAGAAACGTCGGCCGTCACGTCGGAAGCCTTCGGCACTAAAACGACGCCTGGTCCTACAACTCCCGGCAAGCTGTGCGCTGAGCTCGGGGCGCCAGCCCCCAATGGGAAAGCCCAGGCTGGTTCGTGGGCCCAATCCGAAGGCGCGAAGGAGGTCGTCCCCGGGGCTTATCAGAGCGGATTTTTAAGGGGTCCTCTGGCCTCTCTGGTCGCTACAGCGATAGAGAGAGAGTCCCCGTAAAAGGGTGACGCTGCCTATACTGTGCCGCTCACTCCCAGCCCTGCTCTTTTCCTCCCCTCCGCCCGAGCTCTCAACAGCCCAACCCTGGCCCTCAGTTTGGTCCCTCCCCTCCCGGTCGTAGTGGATAGGCGAAGATGTGGAATTTCCAAGCCTTATTGGATGCTGCTGGTGTCACTCTGATGGGGGGCTGGGCCCCCAGCGGCGAGGGCCGCCCTTCTCGGACGGTGATTGGACTTCCCTATGTAGACCCGGACTGGGATTGGTGCGAAGAGGCCAGAGCCTCCGGGCACCTTGGGCCGCGGAGTTGGGGAGGCGGCGGCCACCGAGAAGCCGGCGGGACTCGCAGCTCCCATGCCCGCCGTGTGCGGTCCGCGCAGGGCCGGtcgagggaaggaggaggaggccccCCCCACCTCATCACGCAGAGGCGGGGGAGGCGCTTGTCGCGTGTCGGGCGCGGGGCCAGTAGGGCGGGCGGCGGGAGGGGGGTGGTAGTGGAGGGAGTGAGAGGCGCGGGGGTCCGGGAATTGGCGGCGGCAAGACCAGCTCAAGACTAGACCTGGAAGCGCTTCCGGGGAGGAGGACTTGGGGGGCACCGGAGGGCGTGGGCGCGTCTGGTATGGGATGCCATGGAAAGGAGGGGGCCCTCCTAAGTAGATCTGCGGGTGGTTCCTTTGACGACTCCTCTTCTACCATTTTGCCTTGTGAATTGCCGAAGAGAGAGTCCCCATGGTCTCTGTTCAAATTCTGGGAACTTTCTCTTTGGGTGGGCTTAACCACCTACTACTTCATTATAGAGCTCTCCACCGCCTTTTCTGATACTGGGCACAAACGTGGGAATTATGTCAGAAAAGAGGAAGCCGCTGCTGGGTTTCCTAGGCAAACTCCCCAGGGGGACCGCATTGGGGAACTCAGGCAAGACTCACTGCCCTCTGTGCATGGGGCTTTTCAAAGCCCCCAGGCTCTTGCCTTGTTTGCACACAGTTTGCACCACGTGTCTGGAGCAGCTGGAACCCTTCTCCGTAGTGGACCTCAGAGGGGGAGACTCTGACACAAGCTCTGAGGGGTCAATATTCCAGGAACtcaagccacccagtctgcaGCCACAGATCGGCATCCTCTGTCCGGTATGTGATGCTCAGGTGGACCTGCCCATGGGTGGAGTGAAGGCTTTAACCATAGACCACCTGGCCATGAATGATGTGATGCTGGAGAGTCTTCATGGGGAAGGCCAGGGCCTGGTGTGTGACCTGTGCAGCGACAGAGAGGTGGAGAAGAGATGTCAGACCTGCAAAGCCAATCTCTGCCACTTCTGCTGCCAGGCTCATAGGTAAAGATGGgatacccctccccccccccccaggtgtGGCTTAAGAGCAGAATACAAAGAGGTATCAAGCCAGAAATCCCCTGGTGAGCAGATGGGATGGAAAGCTCTCTCAAATGCCGTGTAAGGTCAAAGAGCAGTATATGCTGTCATAAATACTCTGGAATGGTAGTTAACTCCTGCAGTCTAACATAATACATCTCAGAACAATAGAAGCAAAGGTTTGCATAGTCCTTTTCAGTTTGCAAAGCACAGTCGCAGTTTCCTTGGATCATCAATCGTTTGTATGGTGAATAATTGTAGTGGGTGCTGGATCAACAGAGAAGAATGCACAGCCCCTGGCCTTGATCGCATTTGATGCCTTGCAACTCTTATAGAAAAGCAGGCGCTGTTTTCCCTCCCATTTATTAtttggggaaactgaagctcagcaAAATGTGATTTGCCAAGGCGCCACAGCCAGTAAGTAGCATATAACAGAATCCAGTTTTTAAATCCAGGTCTTCTGACCACATTCTGTGCTCTTTCTAGTAATCCGTGCTGCCTTCCCAGTATAAGGGCTATTTGGCCGTACCCCATCACAGCCTTGCCTTGGACCCTAGAGTGACTCTGGAGCTTGGGAGGTGGACTTATCATCGGGGTgcagatttttgtcttttatggcATTTGGTGAACAGCTGGTCACATGAATcactctctgtcccttctccacccccacccccattccaggACATCAGATTATAAAATAGCCAAGATTTTAGGATTATCTTaaaatagttttggaattctgcctTCCATTTGTTTTCTGGTCTCACCAACAGAACAAGTTAGTAATCTTCagtctttctatttttaacttgtaaTTATGACTGCCTTGCTACCAGCTACATAGCTGACCCTGTTTTCTCCATAGCCACTCTTCTGGTGCCAGAATAGTCATGCGAGCTTCGAGTTGCTATCATGCTACCGGGGCATCTTCCCACAGTCATCGGGTTTCCTGGGGATTCTCCTGAATCTCTAGAGGGTCACCGGAAAGGGGAATTAAAAGAGAACTGTGAAGACTGACCATTGATTTCAGTCTTTCTAATAATGCCAGTGACTTGGGGAAAATTCTAGCATGCTGCTAGAAAATTCTAGCATGCAGGCACTGGCCAAAGGAAATGCTTTACCAAAATCTCAAGTGAAAGTGGAGGGAGACTCTGTCGGGGCCAGCTGGACACTTTAATTGCTGGGTCTTCTTGCTGTGCTGCGTGGCACAGTTTCTGTCTCTTGGTGCTGGGTTCCCACCATGCTCTCACCTCTAGCTTGCTGAAGGAGTAGGCCATGGCTCTTGTCTCAGCTTGCCAAATTAATGCTTCGGAGAAAGTTCCAGGCCATAGGCTTTAGTGTTGCAACCTTTGGCAAAGTCCTGTCCCAGGTCAGAGAGCCATAGTCTACTatcattttattcaacataatagcCTTTTTTGAATAGGTGTTATTATTTCCTCCCTGCACAGATGAGGAGGAACTGGGATCAGAGGATTACATGGTTAAGAGGTCAGAGCAAGGGACTGAACTCTAATCTGTTTGACTTCCAAGCCATGCTCTGAAAACTACCAGACTTGCCCAGCAGAACCGGCCCCTAATTGCCTGTCCCTGACTCTGTCCCTGACTCTGTCCCTAGGCGGCAGAAGAAAACAACTTACCATACGATGGTGGACCTAAAAGACTTGAAAGGTTACAGCAGGATCGGAAAGCCCATTTTGTGTCCTGCACACCCCACAGAGGAGCTGAGGCTGTTCTGTGAGCTCTGCGACCGGCCCGTGTGTCGGGACTGCGTGGTAGGGGAACACCGGGAGCACCCCTATGACTTCACGAGCAATGTTATCCACAAGCATGGGGACTCTGTGCGGGAACTCCTGAAAGGCACCCAGCCCCACGTGGAGGCGCTGGAGGAAGCCCTCCTACAGATCAAAGGGGTGAACACTGCCCTCCAGGAGCGGGTGGAGGCCGTGGCTGCCGACGTGCGAACGTTCTCTGAAGGCTACATCAAGGCCATCGAGGAGCACCGGGACAAGCTGCTGAAGCAGCTGGAAGACATACGGGTCCAGAAGGAGAACTCCCTGCAGCTGCAGAAAGCCCAGCTGGAGCAGCTGCTGGCAGACATGCGGACCGGCGTGGAGTTCACGGAGCACCTGCTGACCAGTGGCTCAGACTTGGAGATCCTCATCACCAAGGGGGTGGTAGTCGAACGGCTCACAAAGCTGAACAAAGTCGAATACAGTGTCCATCCTGGAGTAAACGATAAGATATGCTTCTCTCCTCAGCAGAAAGCAGGCCGGTGCCGTGGCTACGAAGTTTATGGGGCCATCAATATGAAAGAGGTCGATCCGAGCAAATGTGTCCTTCAAGGAGAAGGTAGGAAGGCATTTCCCGCTGGCCTGGAGAGGGCGGTGGGCGAGGACATGGTGTTTAAGGAGGTGTGGCTTTTTCAGCTGGGGCCCTCATCCAGCTAGGAAGAGTTTCCTACCAGCCAGTTTACTGAGGGCGAGACCATAGTGATTGAAAGGACAGTGACACCCCCCCCCTTCCTtgccctttctttctgtttcgTTCTGGCCAGGGTATCCCATACAGCAGTGAGGCGTGACCCTTTTCCAGTTGAGCGAAGCAGTTACTAGCAAGGACCTCCAGGAccatgctgtttctt encodes the following:
- the TRIM45 gene encoding tripartite motif-containing protein 45 yields the protein MSEKRKPLLGFLGKLPRGTALGNSGKTHCPLCMGLFKAPRLLPCLHTVCTTCLEQLEPFSVVDLRGGDSDTSSEGSIFQELKPPSLQPQIGILCPVCDAQVDLPMGGVKALTIDHLAMNDVMLESLHGEGQGLVCDLCSDREVEKRCQTCKANLCHFCCQAHRRQKKTTYHTMVDLKDLKGYSRIGKPILCPAHPTEELRLFCELCDRPVCRDCVVGEHREHPYDFTSNVIHKHGDSVRELLKGTQPHVEALEEALLQIKGVNTALQERVEAVAADVRTFSEGYIKAIEEHRDKLLKQLEDIRVQKENSLQLQKAQLEQLLADMRTGVEFTEHLLTSGSDLEILITKGVVVERLTKLNKVEYSVHPGVNDKICFSPQQKAGRCRGYEVYGAINMKEVDPSKCVLQGEDLHRAREKQTASFTLLCKDAAGESMGRGGDSVQVAVIPKDKKDSPVRALVRDNKDGTYYVSYTPKEPGVYTVVVCIKEQHVQGSPFTVTVRKRHRPHPGVFHCCTFCSSGGQKTARCACGGTMPGGYLGCGHGHKGHPGRPHWSCCGKFAEKSECTWMGGQNAPRSLLRTVAL